A single Tenacibaculum sp. 190524A02b DNA region contains:
- a CDS encoding GMC family oxidoreductase, translating into MKEQFDYVIVGGGVAAATVAKGLLENKHDTSILILEAGPEIIAKDRRFWWDYITRGERPYTFTYDQKFEADSTGNIDYQTDGVRVKAYGGSTMHWGAWCLRFRPEDFNLYTNTGEGADWPINYEDLEPFYNDAEAFLSVCGDSEAGWIPRSKPYTVPPFEWTAADGEMIKAWEQLDVVYQEGDIDPGTKSKIKSGKMPIARYRKCMTTGTCKYCPIGGRFNAQYVLDDLKNDPRFVNFEVRVNSPVHQVNAKSKSQIESVTYTDNLSGEQKIVYGDTIILASGAYNVPKLLMASKNDFWNNGIGNDNDLVGRYVVSHSMLNVVGKAKSNPNGWFQEYDFPTLMSHSYNTKEHQKKGKIFMFKDRTTPNVDIAQLMIEGKTREEIDEIVYGEMTVRLQAFLEEKGKHSNRLQAKPGVDRFGLPQTTVHFSRTDEEMKNANDRLKLLEQILEKMGLEIVTSKVDKPGGHHTTGTARMGTSPENSVTNRDMKVHETENLYVCSNAAFPTGSAVNPTLTLTAMAFRLVKHLINKNKKTTTTEHDNAYVRI; encoded by the coding sequence ATGAAAGAACAATTTGATTATGTAATTGTTGGAGGTGGAGTAGCTGCTGCAACAGTGGCAAAAGGGCTTTTAGAAAATAAACACGATACTTCAATATTAATATTAGAAGCTGGCCCAGAAATTATAGCAAAGGACAGACGTTTTTGGTGGGATTATATTACAAGAGGAGAAAGACCTTATACGTTTACTTACGATCAAAAATTTGAAGCAGATTCAACAGGTAATATAGATTATCAAACGGATGGAGTTAGAGTAAAGGCATATGGAGGTTCTACGATGCATTGGGGAGCTTGGTGTTTGCGTTTTCGTCCTGAAGACTTCAATCTATATACAAATACAGGAGAAGGTGCAGATTGGCCTATAAATTATGAAGATTTGGAACCTTTTTACAATGATGCCGAAGCTTTTTTATCGGTTTGTGGTGATAGTGAGGCGGGGTGGATTCCTAGATCAAAACCTTATACAGTTCCACCTTTTGAATGGACAGCTGCCGATGGAGAAATGATAAAAGCTTGGGAACAACTAGATGTTGTTTATCAAGAAGGAGACATAGACCCTGGTACTAAATCCAAAATAAAGTCGGGAAAAATGCCTATTGCTCGTTATAGAAAATGTATGACAACAGGTACTTGTAAGTATTGTCCTATTGGAGGAAGATTTAATGCGCAATATGTGTTAGATGATTTAAAAAACGACCCACGCTTTGTTAATTTCGAAGTACGAGTAAATTCACCTGTTCATCAAGTAAATGCAAAAAGCAAATCACAAATAGAGTCTGTAACCTATACTGACAATTTAAGTGGAGAGCAAAAAATAGTATATGGTGATACTATAATTTTAGCCTCAGGGGCTTACAATGTTCCAAAGCTTTTAATGGCGTCAAAAAATGATTTTTGGAATAATGGAATTGGAAATGATAATGACCTTGTAGGAAGATATGTAGTTTCTCACTCTATGTTAAATGTAGTAGGAAAGGCTAAGTCTAATCCAAACGGATGGTTTCAAGAGTATGATTTTCCAACATTAATGTCACATAGTTATAATACCAAAGAACATCAAAAGAAAGGGAAGATTTTTATGTTTAAAGATCGTACTACTCCAAACGTAGATATCGCACAATTGATGATTGAAGGAAAAACTAGAGAAGAGATTGATGAAATTGTTTACGGTGAAATGACCGTTCGTTTACAAGCATTTTTAGAAGAAAAAGGGAAGCATAGTAACCGTTTACAAGCAAAACCAGGTGTAGATCGTTTTGGTTTACCTCAAACTACAGTGCATTTTAGTAGAACAGATGAAGAAATGAAAAATGCCAATGATCGTTTAAAGCTTTTAGAGCAGATATTAGAAAAAATGGGACTAGAAATAGTAACTTCTAAAGTTGATAAACCTGGAGGACATCATACAACGGGAACAGCAAGAATGGGAACATCTCCTGAGAATAGTGTTACGAATAGAGACATGAAAGTTCACGAAACGGAAAATCTTTATGTATGCTCAAATGCAGCATTTCCTACAGGAAGTGCCGTAAACCCAACACTAACATTAACGGCGATGGCATTTCGTTTAGTTAAACATCTAATTAATAAAAATAAAAAAACCACAACTACAGAACATGACAACGCATACGTACGCATTTAA
- a CDS encoding cupin domain-containing protein: MNDTKLLTPTEGDKTKITGFDAVYKTHKDVTGDLLDYFELKVPAGKGAPLHIHHKNDETLHVIEGEFTFQVDDKESKAPAGTFLYIPRGIAHKFTNVGNTEGRLIGTFTPSGTFDFFDKLTKVGQDDFEEIQEYSKKYGHEVLEEGVY; this comes from the coding sequence ATGAACGATACTAAACTTCTAACACCTACTGAAGGTGATAAAACAAAAATCACAGGGTTCGATGCGGTATATAAGACCCACAAAGATGTAACTGGTGATTTACTTGACTATTTTGAATTAAAAGTACCAGCAGGAAAAGGAGCTCCTTTACATATTCATCATAAAAATGATGAGACATTGCATGTTATAGAAGGGGAATTTACTTTTCAAGTTGATGACAAAGAGTCAAAAGCTCCAGCAGGAACATTTTTATACATCCCAAGAGGCATTGCACATAAATTCACAAATGTAGGTAATACTGAAGGACGTTTAATAGGAACTTTTACCCCATCAGGTACTTTTGACTTTTTTGATAAGCTTACAAAAGTAGGTCAAGACGACTTTGAAGAAATTCAAGAGTATTCTAAAAAATACGGACATGAAGTTCTAGAGGAAGGCGTTTACTAG
- a CDS encoding DNA-processing protein DprA, which translates to MFSSEKTDLLFNDSISPIKEMAAYESLWMNQNTSFKKLSQRFAKYPNINPSELVSEEDIQEYMTYLREFVLLKDSEIKVKAIINNSFDYPKRLRDASEPIEIFYYSGNIDFLNTRSIAIVGTRKPTDFGIRRTRKLVKKLVEDDYTIISGLAQGIDTQAHTTAIKNEGRTIAVLGTPLTKYYPKENEKLQNFISEKHLLISQVPFYRYSKQGIRGNKLFFPERNKTMSALSEATVIIEAGETSGTLIQARAALKQGRKLFILQSCFENPNITWPERFEKMGAIKVREYEDIVNNL; encoded by the coding sequence ATGTTTAGTTCTGAAAAAACAGATTTACTTTTTAATGATTCAATTTCACCTATAAAGGAAATGGCCGCCTATGAATCTTTGTGGATGAATCAAAATACTAGTTTTAAAAAACTATCTCAACGTTTTGCTAAGTATCCCAATATAAATCCATCAGAATTAGTTAGCGAGGAAGACATACAGGAATATATGACTTATTTGCGTGAATTTGTTCTATTAAAAGATTCTGAAATAAAGGTAAAAGCAATAATAAATAATTCCTTTGATTATCCTAAAAGATTAAGGGATGCTTCAGAGCCAATAGAGATTTTTTATTATTCAGGAAATATTGATTTTTTAAATACACGTTCAATAGCTATAGTAGGAACACGAAAACCTACTGATTTTGGAATAAGAAGAACTAGAAAACTTGTAAAAAAATTAGTTGAAGATGATTATACTATTATTTCTGGTTTAGCTCAGGGTATAGATACCCAAGCTCATACAACTGCCATAAAAAATGAGGGAAGAACGATAGCTGTATTAGGAACTCCTTTAACTAAATATTACCCTAAAGAGAATGAAAAATTACAGAATTTCATCTCTGAAAAGCACCTTTTAATAAGTCAAGTTCCATTTTATAGGTATTCAAAGCAAGGCATTAGAGGTAATAAATTATTTTTCCCTGAAAGGAATAAGACTATGTCAGCTTTGAGTGAAGCTACTGTTATAATTGAAGCAGGAGAAACTTCAGGTACCTTAATACAGGCAAGAGCTGCTTTAAAACAAGGTAGAAAATTATTTATTTTACAAAGTTGTTTTGAGAACCCCAATATTACATGGCCTGAAAGATTTGAAAAAATGGGAGCTATTAAAGTTAGAGAATATGAAGATATCGTGAATAATCTTTAA
- a CDS encoding helix-turn-helix transcriptional regulator, with the protein MELNHHTNTIYALHKVYLFLGYIPITLKIDTTNLRGQLFEHRIKHGFTFNTLAKKIGLDKSTIARFEQGGKAKDESIQKIKNYLSDSQLPIIEK; encoded by the coding sequence ATGGAACTTAATCATCACACAAATACCATTTATGCCTTGCATAAAGTCTATTTATTTTTAGGGTACATTCCTATTACTCTAAAAATAGATACTACAAATTTAAGAGGTCAATTATTTGAACATAGAATTAAACATGGATTTACCTTTAATACCTTAGCTAAAAAAATTGGGTTAGATAAAAGTACTATAGCTCGATTTGAACAAGGAGGAAAAGCAAAAGATGAGTCAATCCAAAAGATTAAAAATTATTTATCAGACTCACAACTACCAATTATTGAAAAATGA
- a CDS encoding phospholipase D-like domain-containing protein, with amino-acid sequence MRKWNQTNGVSLHVISGTHVALLCIDIDEGSRKNLLGFLLSREDLKTGNITNLSGFKEFENKPEKEDTNLIQAFLWGDYQANPNTEYKYKVIPVYGNPENMEKGEAVEVEISTEDPGSGTHGVFFNRGTVGQAYARKFDNKNPDLVPNNEAYKWLSRGLEEAMLAFINQAENKDYELRVAAYEFDYVPVIQALYDASKKGADVKIIYDRSKRGPWENTDNAIKNVPGVEKLMIPRSANSSIKHNKYIVLLYKEKPIQVWMGSTNFTKGGIFGQSNVGHIVRDEKIANDYFQYWTRLSENPEMKEIRPLNQEYSPTPTEGVKKGITPIFSPRPDLSALDWYGKQIEEAQQSIGFTAAFGVNQEFADIMSKDDNSLRYILLEHEGHTFDTFKDTPNNKIALGATLTQDEIKEEHLTGWEAEHLTGLNDHVKYLHTKYLFIDPLTEDPMLITGSANFSEASTKNNDENMIIIKGDTGVVDIYLTEFMRLFNHFEFRDEMKSHGKEEDNIQFSDFLATDDSWTDVYFKEGTLHLRERKLFSKLTTTNLYKIH; translated from the coding sequence ATGAGAAAATGGAATCAAACCAATGGTGTTTCATTACACGTAATCAGTGGGACACATGTTGCATTGTTATGTATAGATATAGATGAAGGCTCTCGCAAAAATTTATTAGGATTTTTATTATCTCGAGAAGATTTAAAAACAGGTAATATTACCAATTTAAGTGGGTTTAAAGAATTTGAAAATAAACCAGAAAAAGAAGATACTAATTTAATTCAAGCATTTTTATGGGGAGATTATCAAGCTAATCCTAATACAGAATACAAGTATAAGGTAATTCCAGTTTATGGGAATCCTGAAAATATGGAAAAAGGAGAGGCTGTAGAGGTCGAAATTTCAACAGAAGACCCTGGTTCAGGAACGCATGGCGTATTTTTTAATAGAGGAACTGTGGGGCAAGCTTATGCTAGAAAATTTGATAATAAAAACCCAGATTTAGTACCTAATAATGAAGCTTACAAGTGGTTGTCTAGAGGGCTTGAAGAAGCTATGCTAGCTTTTATTAATCAAGCAGAAAATAAAGATTATGAGTTAAGAGTTGCTGCATATGAATTTGATTATGTTCCAGTAATTCAAGCGTTATACGATGCCTCAAAAAAAGGAGCTGATGTAAAAATTATTTATGATCGCTCAAAAAGAGGGCCTTGGGAAAATACAGATAATGCTATTAAAAATGTACCTGGAGTTGAAAAGTTAATGATACCAAGAAGTGCAAACTCTTCAATTAAACATAATAAATATATTGTATTACTTTATAAGGAGAAGCCAATTCAGGTTTGGATGGGGTCTACTAATTTTACCAAAGGAGGAATTTTTGGACAATCGAATGTTGGACACATTGTAAGAGATGAAAAAATAGCGAATGATTATTTTCAATACTGGACACGTTTATCTGAGAACCCAGAAATGAAAGAAATCCGACCTTTAAACCAAGAATATTCACCTACACCTACAGAAGGTGTTAAAAAAGGAATAACACCAATATTTAGTCCAAGACCAGATTTAAGTGCTTTAGATTGGTATGGAAAACAAATAGAAGAAGCTCAACAATCTATTGGATTTACTGCTGCTTTTGGTGTAAATCAAGAGTTTGCTGATATTATGAGCAAAGATGATAATTCTCTACGATATATTCTTTTAGAGCATGAAGGGCATACTTTTGATACTTTTAAAGATACTCCAAATAATAAAATTGCTTTAGGAGCTACTTTAACCCAGGATGAAATAAAAGAAGAACATTTAACTGGTTGGGAAGCTGAACATTTAACAGGTTTAAATGACCATGTTAAATATCTGCATACAAAATACTTATTTATAGATCCATTAACAGAAGATCCAATGTTAATTACAGGATCTGCTAATTTTTCTGAAGCTTCTACTAAAAATAATGATGAAAATATGATTATTATTAAAGGAGACACAGGTGTGGTAGATATTTATTTAACTGAATTTATGAGGTTATTTAATCATTTTGAATTTAGAGATGAAATGAAGAGTCATGGTAAAGAAGAAGATAATATTCAGTTTAGTGATTTTTTAGCTACAGACGATTCATGGACAGATGTCTATTTTAAAGAAGGAACATTACATTTAAGAGAACGTAAACTGTTTAGCAAATTAACAACAACTAACTTATATAAAATTCATTAA
- a CDS encoding ferritin-like protein: protein MTTHTYAFKNAFQEKAFTTNHVETLIKHSRLVEDDNHEDKLYVLKELLNSAVILEFATIPIYLQAMWSIKDNNCEVAKSIRNIFQEEMLHMAMVCNMIVGIGGEPRIYDPENGLKFPAGLPGGVHPELFLHLEGLNDCSLRNFIEIELPDRIAEIYDYETKELVTLGGLCNQEGEIDPNHKHSHEHNTTIGELYDRINELFQEIQPEMDVERQLAGPLAWWVMADANSVSKAIEMIKEQGEGSENVSPVVEGDNLAHFYRFWEVYYQKRLIEEDGKYYFKDPMPRPETYNVARVPDGGYKEEDVSPEVWHLVNEFDKVYTDLVKFLQDAWAINGRGQAALVNAIEVMFKLEKFGIPLMKIQIPGNENGQTYGPCFRML from the coding sequence ATGACAACGCATACGTACGCATTTAAAAATGCTTTTCAAGAAAAAGCATTTACAACCAATCATGTAGAAACATTAATTAAACATTCAAGATTAGTTGAAGATGATAATCATGAAGATAAATTATATGTATTAAAGGAATTATTAAATAGTGCGGTAATTTTAGAATTTGCAACGATTCCTATATACTTACAAGCAATGTGGTCTATAAAAGATAATAATTGTGAAGTAGCTAAATCTATTCGAAATATTTTTCAAGAAGAAATGCTACACATGGCAATGGTGTGTAATATGATTGTAGGGATAGGCGGAGAGCCTAGAATTTATGACCCAGAAAATGGTTTGAAGTTTCCAGCGGGGTTGCCTGGAGGAGTACACCCTGAATTATTTTTACATTTAGAAGGCTTGAATGATTGCTCATTACGAAACTTTATTGAAATAGAATTACCAGATAGAATAGCTGAGATTTATGATTATGAAACTAAAGAGTTAGTCACTTTAGGAGGTCTTTGCAATCAGGAAGGAGAGATAGATCCAAACCATAAACATAGCCATGAACATAATACTACTATTGGTGAATTGTATGATAGGATAAATGAACTTTTTCAAGAGATTCAACCAGAAATGGATGTTGAACGCCAGTTAGCTGGGCCTTTAGCTTGGTGGGTAATGGCAGATGCTAATAGTGTTTCCAAAGCTATTGAAATGATTAAAGAACAAGGAGAAGGTTCTGAAAATGTATCTCCAGTAGTAGAAGGAGATAATTTAGCACATTTTTATCGTTTTTGGGAAGTGTATTATCAAAAGAGATTAATTGAAGAAGATGGGAAATACTATTTTAAAGATCCAATGCCTAGACCAGAAACTTATAACGTGGCTAGAGTGCCAGATGGAGGCTATAAGGAAGAAGATGTTTCTCCGGAGGTTTGGCATTTGGTAAATGAATTTGATAAAGTGTATACAGATTTAGTAAAATTTTTACAAGATGCTTGGGCTATTAACGGAAGAGGACAAGCAGCTTTAGTAAATGCTATTGAAGTAATGTTTAAGCTAGAGAAGTTTGGAATTCCTTTAATGAAAATTCAAATACCAGGCAATGAAAATGGTCAAACTTACGGTCCATGTTTCAGAATGTTATAA
- a CDS encoding TMEM175 family protein translates to MTSERLEAFSDGVLAIIITVMVLELKPPHETTIVALLGKFPVFISYLVSFLYVSIYWNHHHQLFKIAEKIDGKILWANLNLLFWLSLIPFTTSWVGDNHIDDIPVALYGIVLLFSEVSFLLLKNTIVKCHGKTSRVSEHLNKNGKNTLFFGIHIIGLSIMCVNDYIPLVCFLIAGIVKVVELKKVYDYMHNQL, encoded by the coding sequence ATGACATCAGAAAGGCTTGAAGCTTTTAGTGACGGAGTATTAGCTATTATCATAACCGTAATGGTTTTAGAATTAAAACCACCACATGAAACAACAATTGTCGCTTTACTAGGTAAGTTTCCTGTTTTTATTAGTTATTTGGTAAGCTTCTTATATGTAAGTATTTATTGGAACCATCACCATCAATTGTTTAAAATAGCTGAAAAAATAGATGGTAAAATATTATGGGCTAATTTAAACTTACTGTTTTGGTTGTCACTAATTCCATTTACAACATCTTGGGTTGGAGATAATCATATTGATGACATACCAGTAGCGCTATATGGTATTGTGTTGCTATTTAGTGAAGTTTCTTTTTTATTGTTAAAAAATACAATTGTAAAGTGCCATGGAAAAACATCAAGAGTAAGTGAACATTTAAATAAAAATGGTAAAAACACACTTTTTTTTGGAATCCATATTATAGGTTTGTCAATAATGTGTGTTAATGATTATATACCTTTAGTCTGTTTTTTAATAGCAGGAATAGTAAAGGTTGTAGAGTTAAAAAAAGTATATGATTATATGCATAATCAATTATAA
- a CDS encoding SRPBCC family protein, which produces MEEVGYKDWRVVQSVELGASAKEVWDVIGGFFTIHEWHPDITELEVLKEQTETREIRRLLTFPGQPKAIEELVMMDNENFHYRYKWHWGQWGEAIHKYYSDLRVIDLKGGTSMVQWVATFYYKEDAISEFYQRGFDELLRRFPVKTTQPV; this is translated from the coding sequence ATGGAAGAAGTAGGATACAAAGATTGGAGAGTTGTCCAATCAGTCGAACTTGGCGCTTCAGCCAAAGAAGTATGGGATGTTATCGGTGGTTTTTTCACCATTCATGAATGGCACCCAGACATTACTGAACTAGAAGTTTTAAAAGAACAAACTGAAACTCGTGAAATACGAAGATTATTAACCTTTCCTGGGCAGCCTAAAGCCATTGAAGAGCTAGTAATGATGGATAATGAGAATTTTCATTACAGATACAAATGGCATTGGGGTCAATGGGGAGAAGCAATTCATAAATATTACTCTGATTTACGTGTAATTGACCTAAAAGGCGGAACTAGTATGGTACAATGGGTAGCTACTTTTTATTATAAAGAAGATGCTATTTCTGAATTTTACCAAAGAGGATTTGATGAACTCTTGAGAAGATTCCCTGTAAAAACTACACAACCAGTATAA